A window of Kocuria sp. TGY1127_2 genomic DNA:
AAGCAATCGCCGAGAACCCGTCCGCGCCGAATACCGGCAGCGCCGCGCGTTTAGGCAAGGCCAGACTACGGATTTGCTCCGTCTCTTTGGGCGCCCCGAAGAGGGCCCGCCGCGCGCTCGTAGGAAGTGATTGCACAATGCCATAGGCTACCCCACACCCCCGTGGGGGTCGCGGTGCATTACCCTGGAGATCAGACCCGCTGGATCGACGATCGAGCGCTTTCACAGTCCCGGCAAACGTCAGGAGCCATTGCACCGTGCCTCACTTCGTGATTATGGGCGCCGGGCGAGTCGGAGTCATGCTCGCCCATTCCCTTGAGGCCGCGGGCCACACCGTGGCCATCATTGATCAGGATGAACGCGCTTTCAGGCGTCTTCGCAAGGATTTTGACGGCAAAAAAGTCAAGGGCGTCGGTTTCGACCGCGAAACCCTCAAACGCGCAGATATCGACGGCGCCTATGCGTTTGCTGCGGTGTCCAATGGCGACAATTCGAACATTCTGGCCTCGCGTGTAGCCCGCGAAACTTTCAAGGTCTCGCACGTCGTCGCCCGCATCAATGATCCCAACCGCGCGGAATTCTTCCAAAGACTCGGCATTCCTACGGTCGCCGCGGTTCGGTGGAGCACCGACCAAGTACTGCGCCGAATTCTGCCCGAGCAATCGATGACCGGTGACTACCGTGAAGCCTCAGGTCGTTTGGTCCTGGCCGAATTGCAGCTGCACGAGGACTGGACGGGGCATCCTCTGAGCGACATCGAGGAGGCGGCAGACGTACGCATCGCATTCATCACCAGGTTCGGCGAGGGAATGTTGCCCGGCTCGGACACGAGTTTTCAGCAGGGCGACGTCGTCCACGCGATGATTCGCACCCAAGAGATGAATACGGTCGCCAGAACCCTTTCTTCGCCACCGGCAGAGCTCGAGGACGAACCTTTCGAACCGCGGCTCAGCCAGCGGGCGTGGGGCAAACCAGCATCGACCGTCGAGCGGACCGATACGGGCGAAAGCCAGCGGGACGCCGGAGAATCAGGGCTTCAACGCGGCGAAGGAGAGGAATAACGTGCAGGTATTGATCGTGGGCGCGGGCTCCGTGGGCTCGTCCATCGCATTCGAGCTACTCGGCCACGGACACCACGTCACGATTCTCGACGAAAAGCCTGAAGCCATCGGCCGGTCGGATCTGCGCGGGGCAACGTGGCTGATCGGCGACGCTTGTGAGCTGTCCATTCTGCGTCAGGCCGATCCCCAAAACGCCGATGTCATCGTTGCGGCGACAGGCGACGACAAAACCAATTTGGTCGTATCTCTCTTGGCCAGGTCCGAATTCGGCGTCCCGCGGACCGTGGGCCGCGTCAACAACCCCAAGAACGAATGGTTATTCGATGATGCGTGGGGTGTGGACGTCGCGGTCTCCACTCCGCGTCTCATGACGGCATTGGTCGAGGAGGCTGTCGAAGTCGGCGACGTCGTCCGGCTGCTCAATCTGCAAACCGGCGGAGCGACGCTGATCGAATACACGGTTCCGACGGACCACGCATTCGTCGGGTGGACCGTCGAGTCCGTCGAGTGGCCCGCAGAAACCACTCTTGTTGCAATCCTGCGCGACGGGATCCCCGTGACGCCGACCGGAGACGACGTACTCGAGGGAGAGGACGAACTGTTCCTCATCACCACGCCGCAGGGAGAGCAAGACCTGCGTTCCTTGTTCAATGCTCAGACCGAGAGCGAAACGGATGAGCAAGATGACGACGTCGTCTCGGAGGAGCCGGGCCTGGACGAAACGGCCCACGGTCAAGAGCTCTAGGTCTTGGCCGATGCGTCTTAGGAGGTTGCCTCGCTCTGAGACCTGGTTTCCGCGGGGCGAGTCATCATCCACGCGAGCCACAGGCAGAACGCGTACAGCGGTATTCCCATGATCAAGCGACTGATGCCCAAGGCCGTCACGTTGTCGGCGAAGAAAAAGGGCAACTGGACCGCCAAACGAACCACGAACATCACGACCAGGATTCCCGTGGCCGTTTGATAGGCCCGAAGCCTGCCGGGCTGGCGCCGCCAGTTCATATCCTCCCCACGGAGCATCCCGAAGACAACGCCGAGCAAGGGCCAGCGGACCGCCATCGAGATGGCCAGACCCACCGCGTAGGCCCCGTTCGTCCAGAAGCCGACGAGGTAGTAGTCGATCGGTTTCCCGCCGGCGTGTGCGAAGAAGGCGCAGATGAGAACGCCGACCGCACCGGAAAAGGCTTGAATCTTCTGCCCACCGGTGATGAATCGGATGATCGAGATGACCACGGCCAGACCGATCGCGATCACGAGCGACGTGGACAGAGAAGACGTGATGATGAAACACGTCAGGTAGGCCAATGACGGCAAGACGGCTTCGACGAGGCCTCTCACTCCCCCGATCGCGTGCATGACGTCGATCTGCCCACTCTCGTCCCGCCGAAATGCGCCTGATTTTCCGTAGGCGGCGGCCATCTGCTGACCGAAGGACGGCGTGCCGTCGGCTTGGTCTCGGTTTTCCGGTCGACGCCCTGGACCGTTTGCGTCCCGTTGCTCCATCGTGTTGATGCTCTCCAGTCGGTCTAAAGCTCTTGATGCCGCGATACGATCTCGTACCGCGGATTGTAAATGACCGGGACGCCGCCGAGGAACGCAAGCATGCCCGAGCACCGCAGTCGCGTCCCCGCGCCGATCCCGGGGACGGTCCTCTGTCCGTGCCAGATCAGTCGTACGTGCGTTCCCGGACCGAGCGGCGCATCGGCATCCTCGAAATGCGGCATGTCCATTGCAATCGCCGAAGTGGGCGCGGCAAAGGAGCCTTTGGGAAGCCTGTGGCGAGCATCCGACGAAACGGTGCGATAGCTCGCGGTGATATCAACTTCGGCTTCGTACTGCGGAAGCGCGTCGACGGGTTGGATGTGTACCTCGTTGACCCTCCCCTCGACAAGCACGCGGATGCGCCGCATTCTCTGGTCCGAATGATCCATCGAACCGTGAACCGGCAAGGGTTTAGCCAATCTGCGTGATCTCCGGTCCTCGCTCCGGCACATCGCTGCTCAGGGTGCGCTTTTCGTCTTCGTTGGGGTCCCTGCGCACGGCGTTGTCGGGTATCTTCAGTGGCAACAAGTCGCGCGGAGCCATCGGATCCTGGCCCCGGACCACCACGAGAGCGCGGAAAATACGTTCCATCTCGCGTGCGGCACTCCTCTTGACGGCAGCGTCACCCGAGAACACCCCGCGAAGGAACCAGCGGGGGCCGTCTACACCCACGAACCGCGCAACGCGGTACCCGCGGTCACCATTGGGCATGGAAGCGGGCAATTTGGCGATCACCTGACGGCCCAAGGCCCCGTCCAGGATGTCGACGACGCCGTTCTGCTCACGCACTGAAGCCGCGAGTTCGGTGCGGATCTCGGACCACAGTCCACGACTCTTGGGCGCAGCGAACGGCTGCACCTGCAGAATCGCTCCGTTCTTTTGGAACGTCACCGAGACCACGGATTGGTTCCTCTGATCGACGTCAATGCGCATGTCCACGGTTTCGTCCGGCTTGATCCGGAGGCCGCCCAGATCGATATAGGAGTCATCGGTTTCGATTTCGGTGACGTCGAACGGGCCCGTGACGGAGCGGTCCGGCTCGTGGGCGATTGCTTCCTCGGCCGCAGTAGCGGCCTGCTCGGCCTCATCGATGTCTTCGTCGTCCTCGGCGTTGATCAGATCACGATCGGGCCGGCTCTCGTCCTCGGTCTTCACCGGGCGGTCTTTCGCGGGTTTTTTCTCCGCGGTATCGGTCTCTTGCGGGGTCGCTTCTTCTTCGGCCTCGCTGGCCTTCTTCTTGTTGCCGAATCCCAGCACGATAGTCCTTTCTAGTCAGTTCCGGTCGAGCCGAATCCTGCCGCGCCTCGTTCCGAGAGCGGCAGTTCCTCAACCACGTCAAAAGTCGCATGCTCGTATTTCTGGATCACGAGCTGCGCGATGC
This region includes:
- a CDS encoding TrkA family potassium uptake protein; amino-acid sequence: MQVLIVGAGSVGSSIAFELLGHGHHVTILDEKPEAIGRSDLRGATWLIGDACELSILRQADPQNADVIVAATGDDKTNLVVSLLARSEFGVPRTVGRVNNPKNEWLFDDAWGVDVAVSTPRLMTALVEEAVEVGDVVRLLNLQTGGATLIEYTVPTDHAFVGWTVESVEWPAETTLVAILRDGIPVTPTGDDVLEGEDELFLITTPQGEQDLRSLFNAQTESETDEQDDDVVSEEPGLDETAHGQEL
- a CDS encoding TrkA family potassium uptake protein translates to MPHFVIMGAGRVGVMLAHSLEAAGHTVAIIDQDERAFRRLRKDFDGKKVKGVGFDRETLKRADIDGAYAFAAVSNGDNSNILASRVARETFKVSHVVARINDPNRAEFFQRLGIPTVAAVRWSTDQVLRRILPEQSMTGDYREASGRLVLAELQLHEDWTGHPLSDIEEAADVRIAFITRFGEGMLPGSDTSFQQGDVVHAMIRTQEMNTVARTLSSPPAELEDEPFEPRLSQRAWGKPASTVERTDTGESQRDAGESGLQRGEGEE
- a CDS encoding DUF3159 domain-containing protein — translated: MEQRDANGPGRRPENRDQADGTPSFGQQMAAAYGKSGAFRRDESGQIDVMHAIGGVRGLVEAVLPSLAYLTCFIITSSLSTSLVIAIGLAVVISIIRFITGGQKIQAFSGAVGVLICAFFAHAGGKPIDYYLVGFWTNGAYAVGLAISMAVRWPLLGVVFGMLRGEDMNWRRQPGRLRAYQTATGILVVMFVVRLAVQLPFFFADNVTALGISRLIMGIPLYAFCLWLAWMMTRPAETRSQSEATS
- a CDS encoding DUF3710 domain-containing protein, with translation MLGFGNKKKASEAEEEATPQETDTAEKKPAKDRPVKTEDESRPDRDLINAEDDEDIDEAEQAATAAEEAIAHEPDRSVTGPFDVTEIETDDSYIDLGGLRIKPDETVDMRIDVDQRNQSVVSVTFQKNGAILQVQPFAAPKSRGLWSEIRTELAASVREQNGVVDILDGALGRQVIAKLPASMPNGDRGYRVARFVGVDGPRWFLRGVFSGDAAVKRSAAREMERIFRALVVVRGQDPMAPRDLLPLKIPDNAVRRDPNEDEKRTLSSDVPERGPEITQIG